CGGCCGGCGGTTCGTGCCGATCATGGTCGCGGGCGTGATGATCGTGGTCGCGGTCCTCATGGGCCTGATCTACCCGTGGTTCGACAAGGGCCTGACCTGGGTCGGCGAGAGCATCTCCGGCAGCACGATCATCGGCGCGGGTGTCTACGGCACGATCAATCGCCTGCTGATCCCCCTCGGCCTGCACCACATCCCGAACACGTTCATGTGGCAGGTGTTCGGCGACTACGAGGGCAAGACCGGCGACATCCCGCGGTTCTTCGCGGGCGACCCGTCGGCGGGCACGTTCATGACCGGCTTCTTCCCGATCTTCATGTTCGCGCTCCCGGCGGCGGCCCTGGCCATCGTGCACACGGCCCGCCCGGCGCAGCGGAAGATCGTCGCCGGCATCATGGGCTCGGCCGCGCTGACGGCGTTCATCACGGGTGTGACCGAACCGCTGGAGTTCGCGTTCATGTTCGTGGCGTGGCCGCTCTACGTGATCCACGCGTTCCTCACGGGCACGTCGCTGGCCATCAGCAACGCGCTGGGCATCCACGACGGGTTCGGGTTCTCCGCCGGTGCGATCGACTACGCCCTCAACTTCAGCATCGCGACCAAACCCCTGCTGATCCTGGTGCTGGGCGTGATCTACGCGCTCATCTACTACTTCCTGTTCCGCTTCGTCATCACGAAGTGGAACCTGAAGACGCCGGGCCGCGACGAGGACGAGGACCCGGAAGCCGACCAGAGCATCGTCGACGGTCCCGAGGACAAGTCCGGCGAGGCCAAGAATGGCAAGAACGGAAAGAAGGGCCGGCGGGACGCCACCGCGTCCTGAACCGGCGGAGGAAAGACGAGAGGACGGGTCATGCCTGAGCGACGGGTCACCGTGGCGAGCAAGGTCGGACTGCACGCACGCCCTGCCGCACTGCTGGCGAAGGCGGCGGCCGGGCAGTCGGTCAAGGTCACCATCCGCAAGGACGACGGCCAACCGGTCGAGGCGGCGAGCGTGCTGAATCTGATGACGCTCGGCGCGATGCACGGCGACGAGGTCGTGCTGGCCGCGGACGGCGACGGCGCGGACGCCGCGCTGGAGACGATCGCCGAGATGATCGCCACCGACCTGGACGAGGGCTGATCCCCCTCAGCACCACGGCTGGGCCCTGCTCGCACCCTCGCGCGGGCAGGGCCCAGTGGCATGTCCAGGGGTCCCGGAGTGGACGACTCACGGTGCCCGAGTGGACGACTCGCGGTGCCGGACTGAAGCGCTCGCGTGTTCTGAGCGTTGAATTCGGGGGTCCTGAACGTAGGACACGGTGGTCCTGAACGTAGGACTCGCGGGTTCTGAACGTAGGACTCTCGCGGTTAGAGGGGGAGCGGGAGGAGGTTGGCGGTGGCCTCGCGGAGGGCGGAGCGCATGGCCTCGCGGGGGGCCGGGAGGCCGGTGAACTGCTCGGCCTGGCCGAACGCCTGGTGCAGGAGCATGTCCAGGCCGGTGGCCAGGGTCCGGCCCCGCTTCTCCACCGCGTAGGCCAACGGCGTCGGCCACGGGTGGTAGATGACGTCCAGGATGGTCGGCGCCTCGGCCAGCGCCACGGCGATCGGCTCGGTGGCGGCCGGCGGCACGGTGCTCACCAGCACGTCCGACGACGCGGCCAGAGCGGCGAAGTCGGCGTCGTCCCAGGTGACCAAGTCCAAGTCCAAGCCCAGCCTGGACGCGCAGGTTTCCGCCTCGGCGGCACGGGAGACCGAGCGGACCACCAGCGAGACCGACCGGACGCCGACCGACGCCAACGCCACCAGGGCCGCGGTAGCCGTGCCGCCCGCGCCCAGCAGCACGGCACGCGTGCCTGACGTGAAGCCGCACACCGCACGAAGCGCGCCCAGCACCCCGTCCACGTCGGTGTTGTCCGCACGCCAGCCGTCGGCGACCGGCACCAGGGTGTTCGCCGCGCCCACCTGGACCGCACGCGGAGTGGACGAAGTGGCCACGGCCAGCGCCGCACGCTTGTTCGGCATCGTCACCGACAGCCCGGCCCACGACGGATCCAGCCCCGCCACCAGGGACGGAACGCCGTCCGCCTCGCACTCGATCCGCGAGTAAGTCCAGTCGGACAGCCCGAGCGCCGAGAAAGCCGCGTTGTGCAGCACGGGCGACAAGGAGTGGGCCACCGGCGAGCCGATGACCGCCGCACGCCGCGTCACGTCAGAAGACGCCTTCCGCTTCGGCCCTGGCCGCCACGACCTTGTGCTCGTCGTAGGTGTTCGTGAAGCAGGACGTTCCGTCCTTCTGGCACTTCACGAAGTACATCCAAGGGCCCTCTTCGGGCGCGATCGCGGCGGCGATGGCCTGCTGGCCGGGCGAGCCGATCGGCGTCGGCGGCAGCCCCTTCACCTTGTAGGTGTTGTACGGCCCGGAGGCGGCGCGGTCCTCGTCGCTGGTGGTGATGATCGGCCGGTCGAGCTTGTAGTTGACCGTGGAGTCGAACTGGAGGATCTGCCCCTCCGCGAGCCGGCTGTACACGACCCGCGAGATCTTGCCGAAGTCCTTGGTCAGGCCTTCCTTCTCGACCAGGGACGCGATGACCAGCACCTCGTACGGCCGGAAACCGGTCTTCAGCGTGCCGGTCGGGATGCCGTAACCCTGCAACCGCGACAGGGACGTGGCGATCACGCTCTTCAGCACCTCGATCGGTTCCGCACCCGGCTTGACGTGGTACAGGCCCGGCACGATGAGGCCTTCGAGCCGGTTCTCCTTCGGCGCGTTCGCCACGTCGCCCAGCGCCCAGTCCGGGATGCCGAGCGCGGCCGGGTCGGCGTTGTCCGCCGTTTCCCGCAGCTGCTCGGTCGTCACGCACCGCTGCTGTCCGTCCAGCTCGACGCACGACGCGGTGGACAGCTGCGACAGGATGCCCTTGGTGATGCTGCCGTCCGGCGCGGTGATGTCGTGCAGGACGTTGCCGCCCTTGACCTCCAGCGGCACGACCTTCGCCGCCGGGTCCACCATCCGCGACACCGCGGCCTCACCCGACATCTTCGTCTTCATCAGGTAGAAGCCGGGCTGGATGGCGGTGACCCGCGCGTCGTCCGCGCCCGCCTCGGTGAACGCCCGCGAGCTGGCCACCACGCCCTGGTCCTTGAGCGTGTTCGCGATGGTGGTGACCAGGTCGCCGTCCTTGACCTCGACCACCACGTCCGCCTCGCCCGCGCCCGCGAAGTCGTCGTACGAGCCGATGCCGCTCAGCGTCTGGTACCCGTAGTACGCGCCGACACCACCGCCGGCCAGCACCAACGCCACGACGACCCAGAGGATCGTCCGCTTGCGCCTGCGCTTGGCCCGACGGGCCGCCGCCGTGTCGTTCTTGCCGCGCGTCCGCTCGTCTGGGCGCGCGTCGGGATCGGTGAACAACCCGAGGTCGTCGTTCACGAGCCGTCCTTAGCTCCGGGGGCCCGCTCCTCAGCGGCGCGGGCCACGTGTCGCGCCCGTCCGTCCAGCCACGACTGCAAGATCTCGACCGCGGCAGCCTGGTCGACGACGGCGCGTTGTTTCTTGCCTCGCACGCCCCGCTCGGCGAGCACCCGGCTCGCCGTGACGGTGGTCAACCGCTCATCGGTGAGCCGCACCGGCACCGGGGCGACGCGCTCGGCCAACGCCGCAGCGTACGCCGCCGCCGCCGATGCCGCCGGCCCATGTCTGCCGGCGAGCGTGCGGGGCAGTCCGACCACGACTTCGACCACGTCGTGCTCGGTGACGAGAGCCGCCAGGTCCGAGAGGTCCCGACCGGTCTTCACGTCACGTGCCAGGGTAACCAGCGGCGTCGCGAGGAACGCGCCGGGATCGCTCAGCGCCACCCCGACGCGGACCGCGCCGACGTCGACGCCCAGCCTCCGACCGAGGCCGGGGTCGTCGACGCCGGGGCGATCAGCGCTGCTCAAGAGCCCGGTCCACCTCGGCGCGGAGCGCGGTGATGGCCTCGGCGACACCGCTCGGGTTCGTGCCGCCACCCTGGGCGAGGTCCGGCTTGCCGCCGCCACGACCACCCACGGCCGGGGCGAACGCGGGCATCAGCTTGCCGGCGGCCAGGCCCAGGTCACGGGCGGCGGCCGTGGTGGCCACCACGAAGCTGACCTTGTCGCCGTCCGGGGCGAACAGGCCGACCACGCCGGGCTTGGCGCCGAGCCGGTTGCGCACCTCGCCGGCGACGGTCCGCACGTCGGCGGCCGACGTGCCCGCCGGCAGCTCCAGGGCCACCAGGGCCACGCCGCGCACGTCCAGTGCCTGGTCGGCCAGGGCGCCGGCGTTGGCCACGAGCTGGGCGGCCTTGACCTTCTCCAGCTCCTTCTCGGCCACTCTCAGCCGCTCCACCAGGGCCTCGACCCGGGCGGGCACCTCGGCGTCGGGCACCTTCAGCATGGCGGCGACGTTCTGCACCAGGGCCCGTTCCTGGGCCAGGTACTTGAACGCCTCGATGCCGACGTAGGCCTCCAGGCGGCGCACGCCGGAGCCGATGGACGACTCGCCGATCATCGTGACCGGGCCGATCTGGGACGAGTGCTCGACGTGCGTGCCGCCGCACAGCTCGCGCGACCACGGTCCGCCGATCTCGACGACGCGCACCTCTTCGTCGTAGGTCTCGCCGAACAGGGCGACCGCGCCCATCTCCTGGGCGCCGCCCATGTCGGTGTACACGACCTGGACCGGCAGGTCCTTGCGCACGGCGAGGTTGGAGACCTCTTCGATCTCGCTGCGGGTCTCCTCGGAAAGACCACCCGTCCAGGCGAAGTCCAGCCGCAGGTAGCCCGGCTTGTTGTACGAACCGCTCTGGAGGGCGGACGGGCCGAGCACCTGGCGCAGGGCGGCGTGCACGACGTGCGTGCCGGAGTGGCCCTGACGGGCGCCGATGCGCCATTCCGGGTCGACCCTGGCCTCGACGTGCTCGCCCTCGGCGATCTCGCCGCTGACCACCCGCACCTGGTGCACCCACAGCTTGCGGGCCACCTTCTGGACGTCCACGACCTCCAGCTCGGCGCTGCCGGACACGATCACGCCGGCGTCGCTCTCCTGGCCGCCGGACTCGGCGTACAGCGGCGTGCGGTCGAGCACGACCTCGACGATGTCGCCCTCGCGGGCCGACTTGACCCGCTTGCCGTTGCTGACGATGCCGCGCAGGGTGGCCTCGCTGGCCAGCTCCTGGTAGCCGGTGAACTCGGTGGCGCCGAGGTCGAGCAGCTCCCGGTACACGGTCTGGTCGCCGTGGCCGGTCTTCTTGCCGGCGGCGTCGGCCTTGGCGCGGGCGCGCTGCTCGGCCATCAGCTTCCGGAAGCCGTCCTCGTCCACGGTCAGGCCCGCTTCGGCGGCCATCTCCAGGGTGAGGTCGAGCGGGAAGCCGTACGTGTCGTGCAGCTGGAACGCCTTGTCACCCGGAAGGGTGGCGCGGTTGTCGGCCTTGACCTCGGCGGCGGCGGTCTCGAAGATCCGCGAGCCGGCGTCGAGCGTGCGGAGGAACGTGTCCTCCTCGGCCTTGAGCACCTGCTGGATCCGGGCGAAGCCGCTGACCAGGTCCGGGTAGGCCGGGCCCATGGCGTCGCGGACGATCTCGGCGAACGTCACCAGCACCGGCTCCGTCACGCCCAGCAGGCGGGCCGAGCGGACGATGCGGCGCAGCAGCCGGCGCAGCACGTAGCCGCGGGCCTCGTTGCCGGGGGTGACGCCGTCGCCGACCAGCAGCACACCGGACCGGGCGTGGTCGGCGATGACGCGGAAGCGGACGTCGTCCACCTCGTTGTCGCCGTACTTGCGGCCGGACAGCTCCTCGGCCTTCTGGATCACCGGGCGGACCAGGTCGGTCTCGTAGACGTTGTCCACGCCCTGGAGCAGGGAGGCGACCCGCTCGATGCCCATGCCGGTGTCGATGTTGCGGGTGGGCAGCTTGCCGATCGGCTTGTGGCCCAGCTTGGGGCTCAGGTCGCCGCGCACGTCCTGCATGAAGACCAGGTTCCAGATCTCCAGGTACCGGTCCTCGTCGGCCACGGGGCCGCCCTCGATGCCGTACGCGGGGCCGCGGTCGTAGTAGATCTCCGAGCACGGGCCGCCGGGACCGGGCACGCCCATGTCCCAGTAGTTGTCCTTGCCGTCACGGCGCTGGATGCGCTCCTGCGGCAGGCCGGCGACCTTCTGCCACAGCTCGATGGCCTCGTCGTCGTCCAGGTAGACGGTCACCCAGATGCGGTCCGGGTCGAAGCCGTAGCCGCCGTCGTCCTGGGACTTGGTGATCAGCTCCCAGGCGAGCCGGATGGCGTCTTCCTTGAAGTAGTCGCCGAACGAGAAGTTGCCGGCCATCTGGAAGAACGTGTTGTGCCGGGTGGTCTTGCCGACCTCGTCGATGTCCGGCGTGCGCACGCACTTCTGGATGCTGGTGGCGCGCTTGAACGGAGCCGGGGCCTCGCCGAGGAAGTACGGCTTGAACGGCACCATGCCGGCGTTGACGAACAGCAGGTTCGGGTCGTCGAGGATGAGCGAGGCGCTGGGCACGTACTTGTGGCCGGCGCGTTCGAAGTGCTCGCGGAAGCGCTTGATGATCTCGTGGGTCTGCACGGGTCTTGATTCCTTCGAAAGGGTGGAAACCTGGGCGCGGTGAGGCGACCGACCGGGCTGTCCGCCTCAGTCGATCGCCCGGCGCGCTCGCCGCCCCGGTGTGACGCCCGTCTGACGTGTCACGGTCTCGTGCAACTCGTCCTCGCGCTCGGACATCCCGGCGCGCACGTCGGCGCCGAAGGAGCCGAGGGCGCCGGCCAGCTGGCGCAGTCCCTGTCCGACGTTCTCCCCGATGCCGGCGGGCGTGGCGGCGTGCGCGGCCTGACCGGCCTTGCGGGCGGCGGCCACGCCCGCGGCGATACCCAGTCCGAACCAGAACAGCCGACTCATCGCCTACCCCTGCGTCGCGTGTGCTTGTTGGGCGCTTCCTTCGCCGCGCGCCGGGCGCGGACGGCCTTGCTCACGCCGTAGGACAGCGCGGCGGCCTTGACCAGCGGCCCGCCCAGTGTGGCGGTGAACAGCGAGGTGAGCGCGGAGACGTTGCCGGTGACCGCGCGGGCGTTGGCGGTGATGCCGTCGACCCGCTCCAGCTGCGTGTTCACGTGCGAGATCGTCGTGTTCGCGCCGGTGAAGATCGGATCGCTGTTCTCGTGCGCCTTGCGGATCGCGACCGTGGCCTCGTCCAACGTCCGGCCCAACTTGATCAACGGGATCGCCAGCAGGAGCACAAGCAGCACGAACGCGCCGGCGGCGACCAGCGCGGCGATCTGCCCTGGCGACACGGATCCTCCTGGTGGATTGCGAGGGCCGAATGGCGGCCCTCGAACGGTGGTCAAGGTTACCGCGCCGCCCTCGGCGGGCTCGAACGAGATCAGCGGTGGGCGCGCGTGCGCCGTGCCAAGGGTTGGGACGGTGGCCAAGACCCCCCATTTGGCGTCGATTGGATCGTGGTCGCGGCGGCTAGCGTGGGTCGCGCAGTGATCGTCGCGTCACAGGTCGTCACTCAGGGCTTGACATACACGACACCGAGTAGATGAGGTAAGCCTAACCTTAGTCAATTCGGTCGGAGGTGCCGTGTTCGTCGTCAGTTCCTCCGGCTACTTGATCCAGGCCGGCCACTCGACCGAAGCGGGCCGACCGATCCCGCCGGGGCGGCCCGCCGACGTGCTGGCCGAGGCGCACCGGGTGCTCGGCGAGCTGACCGAGCACGGCATCGGCGCGGACGCCGCCCTGGCCCTCGTCACGACCGTGCTCGCGGACGGCGGGGTCGACCTGACCCACCCGCTCGCCGCCGCCCACCTGCAACCGCCGCCACTGGCCGTGGCCGTGTCCGCGGACGCCCTGGCCAGCGCGGGCAACGCCTCCCTGGACACCTACGACTCCGGCCCGGCCGCCATCGCGGTGGAGCGGTGGGTGGTCGCGGCACTCGCGCGGATGGCCGGGTTCGACGCGGAGGCGGACGGCGTGTTCACGCCCGGCGGCACGTTGTCCAACCTGACCGCGTTGTTGCTGGCCAGGGACGCGGCGGCGGCACGGCTAGGCGTCGACGTGCGGTCCGACGGGGTGGCGGCGTTACCCGATCCGGTGGTCTTCTGCTCGGAACTTGCCCACTTCTCCGTGTCACGGGCGTGCGCGGCGCTGGGCATCGGCGAGCGCGCCGTGCGGCCGGTGTCGGTGGACTCGCACCGGCGGATGCGGCCGGACGCGCTGGCGTCGATGCTGAGGGCGTGCGGCACACCGGTGGCGATCGTGGCGACGGCGGGCACCACGGACTTCGGCTCGGTGGATCCGTTGCCGGAACTGGCCGTGATCGCCCGCGAGCACGGCGTGTGGCTGCACGTGGACGCGGCGTACGGCTTCGGCGCGGTGTTCTCGTCCAAGCTCGCGGGGCTGGTGGACGGCCTGGCCCTGGCCGACTCGGTGACCGCGGACCTGCACAAGATCGGCTGGCAGCCGGCGGCGGCGAGCGTGCTGCTGGTGCGTTCGTCGGCGTCGTTCGGGCCGTTGGAGCGGTCGGTGGCTTACCTGAACCCGGAGGACGACCGGGCGGAGGGCTACGACGGCACGCTCGGCCGTTCGTTGCAGACCACCCGGCGGCCGGACGCGGTGAAGGTGGCCGCGACGCTGCTCGCACTCGGCCGGGCGGGGCTGGGCGCGCTGGTGGACCGGTGCCACGAACTGGCCGGCCACGCCGCCGGGCTGATCGCCGCCGATCCCGCGTTCGAGCTGGTGGGCGGTGCGACGTTGACCACGGTCGTGTTCCGGTACCGGCCGGCGGACGACTCGGTGGCGGACGAGGTGAACGCGCGGCTGCGGCGGGCGTTGATGCGCGCGGGCGAGGCGCTGATCGGCCGGACCCAGGTCGACAAGGTGACGTGCCTGAAGTTGACCCTGCTCAACCCGAACGCCCGGGAGTCGGACCTGGTCGCGCTGTTGGCGCTGGTCCGTGAGGCCGGATCCGCCGCCGAACGACTCGTGGAGGGAGCGGCATGAGACCAGATCCTCTTGAAGGCGACGCGCGGGCGACTGCGGAGCACGCGCACCTTGAAGCGCTGCTGCGCTGCTGGGTTCAGGAGCGGAACGTGCCGGTGACGGACCGGGTGCGGATCGAGGTGCTCGGGCTGCCGTTGGAGGCGGAGGTGCGGTACGCGTCGCCTACCGGGCGGCACCGGTTCGGGGCGGTGACGTTGGCGGGCAAGCCGGTGGACCCGGTGGTCGCGGTCGCGTTGGCGGGCGCCGAACTCGGTGGTGACACGGCGGACCTGGTGGAGCGCACGGCCGAGTCGGTGCGCCGGGTGACGGGGTTCGTGGCCTACCGGCGCCGTGAGCCGGTGGGGCCGGCGGACCGGTTCCTGGACGCCGAGCAGCGGTTGATGCTCGGCCACCTGCACCACCCCGCGCCGAAGAGCCGGGACGGCCTGTCGGACGCGGACAACGCCCGGTACGCGCCGGAGCTGCGCGGCTCGTTCCCGCTGTTCTGGTTCTCGGCGGCCGAGGAGGTCGTGTCGCACGGCTCGGTGGCCGGTCCGGACGCGGTGTCGTTGATGTCCACGCTCGCCGGTCGCAGCCCGGAGCCGGGCCGCGTGCTCGTGCCCGCGCACCCTTGGCAAGCGCATGACCTGCTGCACCGGCCACGGATCGCGTCGTTGATCTCGCGCGGGCTGCTGGAGCCGCTGGGCGAGTTCGGACCCGCCTGGTCGCCGACCTCCAGCGTGCGCACGGTGTACCGGACGGGCGCGCCGGTGATGCTGAAGCTGTCGCTCGGCCTGCGGATCACCAACTCACGGCGCGAGTCCACGTCGACCGAGCTGCGCCGGGGCTCCGAGGTCCACCTGCTGCTGGAGTCCGGGTACGCGGCGGGCACGGAGAAGGCGCACCCCGAGTTCAGCGTCGTGCGCGACCCGGCGTGGATCGCGGTGGACGAGGGCGGCGAGGTCACCGGGCTGGAAGTGGCCGTGCGCGAGGCGCCGGAGGACATCGGCGATTCCCGCTGCCTGGCCGGGATGGTCGCGCCGAGGCCCGGCATCGGGCGCTCGCTGCTGGGTGAGCTGGTGCTGCGGCTGAACGCCGCCGAGTGGGTCGCCGACTACACCGACCACGTGCTGGTGCCGATGCTGCGGCTGTACGCGGAGACCGGCATCGGGTTGGAAGCGCACCAGCAGAACACGTTGGTGCGGCTCGACCCCGCCGGCCGGGTGGTCGGCGGGCGGTACCGGGACAACCAGGGCTACTACCTGGCGTCCTCGCACCTGCCGAAGGTGTTGGAGCGGCTGGGGGTCGAGGAGTCGACGCTGGCCGTGGTGGACGACGCGATCGTGGACGACCGGCTCACCTACTACCTGCTGCGCAACCAGGCGTTGGCGGTGATCGGCTGCATCGGCGTGGAAGGGCTGGCCGACGAACGGGACCTGCTGGGCGTGATGGCGGCACGGCTGGAGGCGGCGCTGCCCGCGTTGGCCGAGGCGGGTCCGGACGGCGACCGGTTGGCGCGCAGGTGGCTGGAGGCGGACGTGCTGCCGTGCAAGGCGAACCTGCTGACCAGGCTGGGGGGCATCGACGAGGTGCTGGCGCCGGTGGAAGCGCAGTCCGTGTACTTCGACGCGCCGAACCCGTTGCGGGAGGGCAGGTGCGCCCGGTGAGCCACCTCGACGCTTACCGGCCGACCGACGACCTCTCCGCGGTGCCCGGTCCGCCGCTGCCAGTGCTCACGGACGGCTGGCACGCCCGCGTGGTCGACCCCGTCACCCCCGACCTGGACCTGGTGCACCGCTGGATGCAGGCGCCGCACGTGGCCGCGTTCTGGCACCAGGCGTGGCCGCGTGAACGGTGGGAGGACGAGGTGCGCCGGCAGCTGTCCGGGCGGCACTCCCTGCCGGTGCTGGTGAGCCGGGGTGACGACCCGGTGATCTACCTGGAGGTGTACCGGGCGGCGCGGGACGTCGTCGCGCAGGTGTACCAGGCCCGGCCGCACGACGTGGGGCTGCACGTCGCCGTGGGCGATTTCGGGATGACCGATCGAGGGCTGGTGCGCGTGTTGCTGCCGGTGCTGACCCAGGCCCTCTTCGACGTGGACCCGCGGTGCACGCGGGTGCTGCTGGAGCCCGATGTGCGCAACCGTCAGGCGATCGCTTCGTTCACCGCTGGCGGGTTCGCGCCGGTGGGTGAGGTGTTGTTGCCGGACAAGGTGGCCTTGTTGATGGTGCGGACACGTTGACAACCTCCCCTCCCTGAAAGGGGTGGGGGATTCCCCGTCGGGCTCGCGCCCGGCAGTTCCTGTTTCTTCTCCCCCGGAAGGGAGGTTTCGCCGGATGCCTCGCCGACTAGTGTCGGGTCGGTCTTACTCCGGCTCCGCAGGCTGTGACCGCCTGCCCGGCGGCCAGGATGTTGCGCGCGGCGTTCACGTCGCGATCGTGCGAAGCCCCGCAACCGGGGCAGGTCCACTCCCGCACCCGCAGCGGCAGCGTGTCCATCAGGTGCCCGCAGTCCGAGCACGTCTTCGAGCTGGGCAGCCACCGGTCGACCACGACCAGGTCACGGCCGTACCAGCCGCACTTGTACTCCAGCATCGACCGCAACTCCGACCACGACGCGTCGGAGATCGCGCGGGCCAACGACCTGTTGCGCAGCATGTTGCGGACCGCCAGATCCTCGATCACGACCAGTTGGTTCTCCCGGACGAGTCGAGTGGTCAGCTTGTGCAACAAATCCCGCCGACGGTCGGCGATACGGGCATGGACACGCGCCACCCGCAGCCGGGCCTTGACCCGGTTCGCGGAACCCTTCTCCTTGCGGGCCAACGTCCGCTGGGCGCAGGCCAGCCGTTCCCGGTCCCGCCGCTCGTGCTTCGGGTTGGTGATCTTCTCCCCGGTCGACAGCGTGACCAGGGAAGTGATCCCCGCATCGACACCCACGACGTGATCTGTGGGTGGGGCGTGGATTATGGTGGTTTCGACCAGGATCGACACGTGCCACCGACCGGCCGGGTCACGCGACACCGTCACCGTGGACGGCTCGGCACCCTCGGGCAACGGCCTGGACCACACGACGTCCAGCGGCTCGGCCATCTTCGCCAACATCAGCCGGCCGTCGCGCCAGCGGAACGCAGACCGGGTGTACTCGACGGAAGCCCTGCCCCGCTTGCGGGACTTGAACCGCGGATAGCGAGACCGCTTCTCCCAGAACGCGGTGAACGCGGCCTGGAGGTGTCGCAGCGGCTGCTGCAACGGCACCGCCGACACCTCGTTGAGGAACGCCAGCGCGTCGGTCTTCTTCCACTCCGTGAGCAGGGCCGAGGTCTGCGCGTAGTTCACCCTGCGCTGCTCGCCGTACCACGCCGCAGTGCGGGCCTCCAACGCCCGGTTGTACACCACCCGCACACACCCGAACGTGCGCAACAACTCCACTTCCTGCGCCACAGACGGAAAGAAGCGGTACCGGAACGCCCGCTTCACCACCGATCCCGACGCCGTGATTCACATTAACACCCAGCGAATCAGCCTTGCCGACGCGGTCGAAAGCATCGGTTTCCTCCCCGGCGTGAACGCCGGGGTATCCACCGACAGGAGCCCAGATGAACTCCCGGGGGACGGTCACAGATGTGGTGGCTGTCGGGTGCGGTCCGTTCAACCTGGGCCTGGCCGCACTGGCGTCCACTGTGGACGATCTGGACGTGGTCGTGCTGGAGGCGCGGCCGGAGCTGCGGTGGCACAGCGGGATGATGTTCCCGGACGCGGTGTTGCAGGTCAGCTTCCTGGCCGACCTGGTGACGCTGGTCGATCCGACGCACCCGCTGTCGTTCCTGGCCTACCTGCGGGACGCGGACCGGCTGTACCCGTTCTACGTGCGGGAGAGGTTCCACCCGACCCGGCGCGAGTACGAGGACTACCTGCGTTGGGCGGCGTCCCGGCTGCCGGTGCGGTTCTCGCACCCGGTGACGTCGGCGCGGTGGGCCGACGACCGGTTCGTGGTGTCCGGGGAGCGGTTCTCGGTGGAGGCGCGGCACCTGGTGCTCGGGGTGGGCACCACGCCGTTCGTGCCGCCGGCGTTGGCCGGGCTGGGCGACCGGCTGGTGCACAGCTCCGACTACCTGCACCGGGAAGTGCCCGCTGACCGGGTGACCGTGGTGGGCTCGGGGCAGTCCGGTGCGGAGATCGTGCTGGACCTGTTGCGGCGCAACCTGGACGGCGGGCCGGCGGTGGCGTGGCTGACCCGCACGCCGGTGTTCGCGCCGCTCGACTACACCAAGCTGGTGCTGGAGATGACGACGCCGTCGTACGTGCGGCACTTCCACTCGTTGCCGCAGGAACGGCGGGACGCGTTGCGGGCCGAGCACTGGCGGCACTACCGGGCGATCTCGTCGGAGACGCTGGAGGAGCTGCACGACCTGCTGTACCGGCGGGAGTGGGAGCACGCGCGGGCGCCGGTCGAGCTGCGGCCGGGAGTGGCGGTGGTGTCGTCGGCGCTGGAGAACGGCGAAATCGTGCTGACGTGCGCGCACCGCGACACCGGCCGGACGTTCCGGCACCACACCGACCTGGTCGTCGCGGCCACCGGGTACGGGCAGGCGCCGACGCCGTTCCTCGCGCCGCTGGAACCGTTCGTGCACCGGGACGACCAGGGCCGGTACGTCGTCGCGCTGGACCACTCCATCTCGCTGGACCCGTCGATCACCGGCCGGGTCTTCGTGGCGAACGCCGACCTGCACAGCCACGGGGTGGCCGCGCCCGATCTCGGCATCGGGGCGGTCCGCAACGCGACCATCGTCAACGCGGTGACCGGCCGCGAGGTCTACCCGCTGCCCAAGCACACCGCCTACACCAGCTTCAGCGCCCCCCACGAGGGGAAATCCGGAGACGATCTTGACTGACTTGTGGCAC
This is a stretch of genomic DNA from Saccharothrix ecbatanensis. It encodes these proteins:
- a CDS encoding PTS transporter subunit EIIC; the encoded protein is MSASAPQATGGREIKGLAGLQRFGRSLMLPIAALPVAALLLRLGQPDLLGKNGLGWNAVASVIGGAGDALFANLPLLFAVGVAIGFARRGDGSTALAAVVGFVVSEAVFKAMSPLVLPLPEGAAADAKQEMINYSVLTGIVVGLITAVLWQRYHRIKLPAYLAFFGGRRFVPIMVAGVMIVVAVLMGLIYPWFDKGLTWVGESISGSTIIGAGVYGTINRLLIPLGLHHIPNTFMWQVFGDYEGKTGDIPRFFAGDPSAGTFMTGFFPIFMFALPAAALAIVHTARPAQRKIVAGIMGSAALTAFITGVTEPLEFAFMFVAWPLYVIHAFLTGTSLAISNALGIHDGFGFSAGAIDYALNFSIATKPLLILVLGVIYALIYYFLFRFVITKWNLKTPGRDEDEDPEADQSIVDGPEDKSGEAKNGKNGKKGRRDATAS
- a CDS encoding HPr family phosphocarrier protein; translated protein: MPERRVTVASKVGLHARPAALLAKAAAGQSVKVTIRKDDGQPVEAASVLNLMTLGAMHGDEVVLAADGDGADAALETIAEMIATDLDEG
- a CDS encoding shikimate dehydrogenase, translating into MTRRAAVIGSPVAHSLSPVLHNAAFSALGLSDWTYSRIECEADGVPSLVAGLDPSWAGLSVTMPNKRAALAVATSSTPRAVQVGAANTLVPVADGWRADNTDVDGVLGALRAVCGFTSGTRAVLLGAGGTATAALVALASVGVRSVSLVVRSVSRAAEAETCASRLGLDLDLVTWDDADFAALAASSDVLVSTVPPAATEPIAVALAEAPTILDVIYHPWPTPLAYAVEKRGRTLATGLDMLLHQAFGQAEQFTGLPAPREAMRSALREATANLLPLPL
- the mltG gene encoding endolytic transglycosylase MltG translates to MNDDLGLFTDPDARPDERTRGKNDTAAARRAKRRRKRTILWVVVALVLAGGGVGAYYGYQTLSGIGSYDDFAGAGEADVVVEVKDGDLVTTIANTLKDQGVVASSRAFTEAGADDARVTAIQPGFYLMKTKMSGEAAVSRMVDPAAKVVPLEVKGGNVLHDITAPDGSITKGILSQLSTASCVELDGQQRCVTTEQLRETADNADPAALGIPDWALGDVANAPKENRLEGLIVPGLYHVKPGAEPIEVLKSVIATSLSRLQGYGIPTGTLKTGFRPYEVLVIASLVEKEGLTKDFGKISRVVYSRLAEGQILQFDSTVNYKLDRPIITTSDEDRAASGPYNTYKVKGLPPTPIGSPGQQAIAAAIAPEEGPWMYFVKCQKDGTSCFTNTYDEHKVVAARAEAEGVF
- the ruvX gene encoding Holliday junction resolvase RuvX, encoding MSSADRPGVDDPGLGRRLGVDVGAVRVGVALSDPGAFLATPLVTLARDVKTGRDLSDLAALVTEHDVVEVVVGLPRTLAGRHGPAASAAAAYAAALAERVAPVPVRLTDERLTTVTASRVLAERGVRGKKQRAVVDQAAAVEILQSWLDGRARHVARAAEERAPGAKDGS